TCATTCGCAGCCCCTTAATTGGTGAAAGGTCACGCGACATTTCAATAACAAGGTCTTCGGGCCTTGTTTTTTTTTGCCCATACGGGTGCTGTCCGCTTACGGGACAAACCTAGCGCTCCGAGAATATCAGGCCCTCAGCGAATATCAGGCATGACGTGCGGCAGGTCAGCAAAGCTGAAGCCGAAATAGCCGGACACGAAATTCCAGCCAAAAAAGATGACGGCAGCGACAATTGTCGTGGTACCCATCACCCGCCAGAAGCGGAAGCCTGCTGGGGCGCTGGCCACGGTGCCAGGAACGATGTCGCTTTCTTCGTCCTGAGTCCGCACTCCAAAGGGCAGGACAGCAAATAGTGTGACCCACCAGAGAATGAAATAGATCGCTCCACCGGTAACCCACGACATCACTCTTCCTCCCCGAAATGCACCCCAAACACAGTCGCAAGAGTGCAATCTACAGCATTGGGCCGAAAAGTGGAAACCGGTTTTCGGGAAAACCCGAGGCTATCGGCAGTACCTTTCACACCGTGATTGTTCAATCCGGCGGCGTGGGCAAACCGATCAAAGCGGATTGCGAAGCAAGCCTTCAGCCATGGCGCGGAAAGCCTCGACCGCCTTTGGCAAGACATTTTCCGGATTGTCGCTGGCCGCAATCCAAAGTGCCGCATCAAGAGCGGCCCCGCTCAGAAGCCGTGCAGCGGCTTCTGCATCAACCGGCTTTAGGACCTTTTGAGCAATAAGGTTCTCCAAGACCTGCCGGGTTATCTGAAGACAGGTATTCTGGCTTGGCCATTTGGAGGGGTCACCCAACACTGCGGGGCCGTCAAGCAACACGATACGCTGCACCTCCGGCTCCATTGCCATTTCAATATAGGCCACGCCCTCAGCCAGCAGGCGCTGCCAGTCCGTCGCGGCATGAGAACCGATTTGCTGGGCGCGCGCGGCCATTTCCGAATCGATCTGGTCGACAACCGCCGCCAACAGACCACGCTTGTCGCCAAAGTTGTGATAAAGCGCACCGCGCGTCAGCCCCGCGTCGGCGGTTAACTCGTCCATGGACGCAGCCGAATAGCCCTTTTCAGCAAAGGCTTTTCGACCAGCCGCAATCAATTTGATGCGGTTTTCCTCCATGGTTTCTCGTCGGGACTTTGCCATTCAGACCTCATTTCATATACGATATGCATGTGAATTTGACATACGGATCGTATGCGGTTACCTTGGATACGAATCGTATACGAAATAACGGCTGCGTTGTGAAGCGTCGCGCGGACCCACTCGCATTGTCATCCGATAACCCAGAAAAGAGAGAAAAATGACTGAGCGCGAAGCAATCTTTCCTGCCAACCGACATGCTCTTTACGAAGAACACGGTTATTCCGCCGCCATACGCTCCGGTGACCTGTTGTTTGTCTCAGGTCAGGTCGGCAGCCGTGACGATGGAACACCCGAGCCTGATTTCAAGCGTCAAGTCCAACTGGCTTTTGAAAATCTCAAGGCCGTCTTGGGTGCTGCGGGATGCGGCGTGGAGGATATCGTCGATGTAACGACGTTTCACACGGACCCCGAACAGCAGTTTCCAATCATAATGCCCGTCAAGCAGGAGATCTTTCACAGCGCACCCTATCCGAACTGGACGGCCGTTGGGGTCACCTGGCTAGCTGGCTTCGATTTTGAAATAAAGGTCATTGCCCGTATTCCGAAAATTCATTGAAACCGAACCGCCATAAGGATCCAGCATGAGCTAAAGTTGCTCGAGTTCGATCAATGTCCCATTAAAATCCTTGGGATGCAGAAAAAGTACCGGCTTGCCATGCGCGCCGATTTTCGGTTCGCCATCTCCCAAAACGCGGGCACCTTTGGAGATCAAGCGGTCCCGCGCAGCGTAAATATCATCCACTTCATAGCAAATGTGGTGCATGCCACCATTGGGCGATTTCTCGAGAAAGGCTTTGATCGGGGAATGATGGCCCAGCGGCGCCAGCAGTTCGACCTTGGTATTTGGGAGTTCGACAAAAACCACCGTCACACCATGCTCCGGCAAGGCTTGAGCTTCGGAAACCGTCGCGCCAAGCATGTCAGCGTAAGTCTCAACGGCAGAGCCAAGATCTGGCACGGCGATGGCGATATGATTGACCCTGCCCAGCATACGCTTCTCCCATATCTGCGCCCATAGAGCGCCGTCATCACAAGATGACTGGCGCTCTATGCATTGTTGATAGCTGAGGTATTCCAGCTCCAGAAATATCCCTTGCCAGTGACCCCGGCAATCAGACCTTGGTCACAAAAACCGTAACGACAGGCTTCTTGCCCCAGCACTCATTGGCAGTAGAGCGCACAGCACGACGGATACTTTCACGCAAGGCGCCAAGATCCTTGCGCCGCGTGCGCGGAATGCTCTCGACCGCGCTCAGCACGGCGTCATAGAGAATATCCTCCATGTCATCGCCTTCCAGATCTTCCGCTGGCAGGCCATGGGCGACCACTTCAGGATCGTCGCGGAACTCGAAGCGTTCGTCCAGGAGGACACTAACCGAGACATGGCCTGCAAAAGACAGCTTGCGCCGCTCACCAATGCCCATCTGCTCGAAATCGCCCAGCAGTTTGCCGTCCTTGAAAACCCGGCCATACGGCGCTTCACCGATGACTTCGGCAGGACCAGGCGCCAGCCGCAGAATGTCGCCATTGCGCACTTTCGGCACCTGGGCAATCCCGGCCTCCAGAGCCAGTTTCTGCTGCGCCGTTAGATGGGCCGCCTCGCCATGAACAGGGACGAGAATTTGCGGGCGCGTCCATTGGTACATCTGCAAAAGTTCGTTGCGGCGTGGGTGACCGGAGACATGCACAAGCGCGTCGCTATCGGTAACGATGGTTACGCCCTGCTCGATCAGGCCATTCTTGATATCGTTGATCGGCTTTTCATTGCCGGGAATAGCGCGAGACGAAAAAACAACTGTATCGCCTTTGGTCAGCGCCACGTTGCGCATTTCATCGCGCGACAGCTTGGCAAGCGCCGCGCGCGACTCACCTTGGCTACCTGTCAGGATCACCACGACCTTATCGCGGGGAATGTACCCATATTCGTCCTCGGCGATAAAGGGCTGCACGCCTTCCATCAGCCCGACATCGCGCGCCACACCGACGACCCGCTTCAGGGAGCTGCCCAACAGCAGGACTTCGCGGCCTGCTGCCTCGGCTGCCTTGGCAATCGAGCGGATACGTCCGACATTGGAGGAAAACGTGGTGATCGCCACGCGCCCCTCTGCTGTTTGGATGATCTTGCGCAATCCTTCCGAGACTTCCTGCTCGGAGGGCGAAACGCCCTCCCGCATCGCGTTGGTGCTATCGCACATCACCGCCAGAACGCCCTCGTCACCAAGAGCGCGGAACCGCGCCTCATCGGTCAGCGGGCCAAGCGACGGCGCATGGTCAATCTTCCAGTCTCCAGT
The nucleotide sequence above comes from Agrobacterium vitis. Encoded proteins:
- a CDS encoding ribonuclease J; amino-acid sequence: MTKTDELVFLPLGGVGEIGMNLALYGFGPPKNREWIMVDCGVTFPGPDLPGVDLVLPDIRFVLSQKNRLKAIFITHAHEDHYGGLNDIWPGLNVPVYASGFTAGMLEAKRNYEGTRAEIPVTPFKPGDKVHVGPFVVEASDVNHSIPEPMSLIIRTPLGNVIHTGDWKIDHAPSLGPLTDEARFRALGDEGVLAVMCDSTNAMREGVSPSEQEVSEGLRKIIQTAEGRVAITTFSSNVGRIRSIAKAAEAAGREVLLLGSSLKRVVGVARDVGLMEGVQPFIAEDEYGYIPRDKVVVILTGSQGESRAALAKLSRDEMRNVALTKGDTVVFSSRAIPGNEKPINDIKNGLIEQGVTIVTDSDALVHVSGHPRRNELLQMYQWTRPQILVPVHGEAAHLTAQQKLALEAGIAQVPKVRNGDILRLAPGPAEVIGEAPYGRVFKDGKLLGDFEQMGIGERRKLSFAGHVSVSVLLDERFEFRDDPEVVAHGLPAEDLEGDDMEDILYDAVLSAVESIPRTRRKDLGALRESIRRAVRSTANECWGKKPVVTVFVTKV
- the mce gene encoding methylmalonyl-CoA epimerase — protein: MLGRVNHIAIAVPDLGSAVETYADMLGATVSEAQALPEHGVTVVFVELPNTKVELLAPLGHHSPIKAFLEKSPNGGMHHICYEVDDIYAARDRLISKGARVLGDGEPKIGAHGKPVLFLHPKDFNGTLIELEQL
- a CDS encoding DUF1467 family protein — encoded protein: MSWVTGGAIYFILWWVTLFAVLPFGVRTQDEESDIVPGTVASAPAGFRFWRVMGTTTIVAAVIFFGWNFVSGYFGFSFADLPHVMPDIR
- a CDS encoding RidA family protein, giving the protein MTEREAIFPANRHALYEEHGYSAAIRSGDLLFVSGQVGSRDDGTPEPDFKRQVQLAFENLKAVLGAAGCGVEDIVDVTTFHTDPEQQFPIIMPVKQEIFHSAPYPNWTAVGVTWLAGFDFEIKVIARIPKIH
- a CDS encoding TetR/AcrR family transcriptional regulator, whose translation is MAKSRRETMEENRIKLIAAGRKAFAEKGYSAASMDELTADAGLTRGALYHNFGDKRGLLAAVVDQIDSEMAARAQQIGSHAATDWQRLLAEGVAYIEMAMEPEVQRIVLLDGPAVLGDPSKWPSQNTCLQITRQVLENLIAQKVLKPVDAEAAARLLSGAALDAALWIAASDNPENVLPKAVEAFRAMAEGLLRNPL